A genomic segment from Candidatus Omnitrophota bacterium encodes:
- a CDS encoding aspartate/glutamate racemase family protein, with protein sequence MKTIGVIGGVSWVSSVEYYRLMNQMVMDRLGGLHSAKILMFSIEFGEFSKQERLAAKGDWAPLRATMIDAAERLKRGGADFIIICSNTMNSTSDIIETKVKIPVLHIADAVSKAVEACGIKTVALLGTKYTMEQGFYQKRLEKYGLNVVIPEAGERDYINNVIFDELCAGKFYKESKAGYLNIITRLIKEEGVQGIILGCTEIPLLIKQEDISVPIFDSTAIHAQAAVEYALSEK encoded by the coding sequence ATGAAAACAATCGGCGTGATTGGCGGCGTAAGCTGGGTGTCATCGGTTGAATATTACCGCTTGATGAACCAGATGGTCATGGACAGGCTCGGAGGTCTGCATTCCGCTAAAATTTTGATGTTTTCCATAGAATTCGGAGAATTTTCAAAACAAGAGCGTTTGGCAGCCAAGGGTGACTGGGCCCCGTTAAGGGCAACTATGATTGATGCCGCTGAAAGGCTCAAACGAGGGGGAGCGGATTTCATAATAATATGTTCTAACACGATGAATTCAACCTCTGATATTATTGAGACAAAGGTCAAAATCCCTGTTTTGCATATTGCCGACGCTGTTAGTAAGGCGGTAGAGGCTTGCGGGATAAAGACTGTCGCGCTTTTGGGGACTAAATATACCATGGAACAGGGTTTCTATCAAAAGCGCCTTGAAAAATACGGCCTTAATGTGGTAATTCCGGAAGCCGGTGAGCGGGATTATATAAATAACGTTATCTTTGACGAATTGTGCGCGGGTAAATTTTATAAAGAATCAAAGGCCGGATACCTTAATATAATAACCCGCCTTATAAAAGAAGAAGGCGTGCAGGGGATCATACTTGGCTGTACCGAAATACCGCTATTAATCAAACAGGAAGATATAAGCGTGCCGATTTTTGATTCAACCGCTATACACGCGCAGGCCGCGGTAGAATACGCTTTAAGCGAAAAATAA
- a CDS encoding thiamine pyrophosphate-binding protein: protein MTGAKILVKSLEDLGIKHVFGYTGAAILPVMDELAKSSIEIIVSSNEQAAAFSAAGYSRSSDTVGVAIVTSGPAITNTLTAVADSYADSVPLLVIAGQVPEHKIGTDSFQHIDVSGVFGPTAKKVVLVDSIDNIESIIKDAYFLAKSGKPGPVVIDIPINLQQSINKYQGGSLDRFESVYKNEWHLSERQCALFFRLLKEAKRPLLYLGGGLNSKKGSEAIRRFNAIFNIPSVNTLMAKGVVDENDLASLGLLGMFGTPYANMIIQKNDFFLAIGVRWDDRVAEKVGFAIEAKIAYIDINPQKVYQIRNERNPDFSFIGDAACALNDLAEYAKRKNITIAIDDWFQYAVRLKKTWPLNYCRDGKQIYQAEVLDLLSGFITDDSIITTGVGNHQLLAAQYLRMRKPKSFLTPGSFGTMGFGMPSAVGAYYANPNSTVIVVDGDGSFRMNMGEMHTIGALGLPVKILLLNNKSDGMVRNLEDAAYGKRHSATERKTDINFAQLARHCNYKFAQRLNSRAGLPAALESFMKTTGPCLLEVMTDINEVLYPVVRAGCSYKDMDLGPYIKQVPPAL, encoded by the coding sequence ATGACAGGGGCGAAGATATTGGTTAAAAGCCTTGAGGATCTCGGGATAAAACATGTTTTTGGTTATACGGGAGCGGCCATACTTCCGGTTATGGATGAATTGGCCAAGAGCTCTATTGAAATTATTGTAAGCTCAAATGAACAGGCCGCGGCATTTTCCGCCGCCGGATACTCCAGGTCAAGTGATACTGTTGGTGTCGCTATAGTTACCTCCGGGCCCGCTATCACGAATACCTTAACCGCTGTGGCAGATTCTTATGCCGATAGCGTTCCTCTGCTCGTTATTGCCGGACAGGTTCCGGAGCATAAAATCGGCACAGATTCATTCCAGCACATTGACGTTTCAGGCGTTTTTGGCCCCACGGCAAAAAAAGTTGTCCTTGTTGACAGCATTGATAATATTGAATCAATCATTAAAGACGCTTACTTTTTGGCGAAGTCAGGTAAGCCGGGCCCTGTTGTGATTGATATCCCCATCAATTTACAGCAGAGCATAAACAAATACCAGGGCGGCAGTCTTGACAGGTTTGAGTCTGTCTATAAAAACGAATGGCATTTATCCGAACGCCAATGCGCGCTTTTCTTCCGCCTGCTCAAGGAGGCAAAGCGCCCCCTGCTTTATTTGGGCGGAGGGCTTAATTCCAAGAAGGGAAGCGAGGCTATACGGCGGTTCAATGCGATTTTTAATATCCCTTCCGTTAATACGCTCATGGCCAAAGGGGTCGTTGATGAAAACGACCTGGCTTCACTGGGGCTTCTGGGGATGTTTGGCACGCCCTATGCCAATATGATCATTCAGAAAAACGATTTCTTTTTAGCGATCGGTGTGCGCTGGGACGACCGCGTCGCGGAAAAAGTCGGTTTCGCGATAGAGGCAAAGATCGCCTATATTGATATAAACCCGCAGAAGGTCTATCAAATAAGAAATGAACGAAATCCCGATTTTTCATTTATAGGCGATGCCGCTTGCGCTTTAAACGACTTAGCCGAATACGCCAAGCGAAAGAATATAACAATTGCTATTGATGATTGGTTTCAATACGCTGTCAGGCTTAAAAAAACATGGCCGCTTAATTACTGCCGTGACGGCAAGCAGATCTATCAAGCGGAGGTACTTGATCTCTTAAGCGGTTTTATAACGGATGATTCAATTATCACAACCGGTGTTGGCAACCATCAGCTTCTGGCTGCCCAGTATTTGAGAATGAGGAAGCCGAAATCTTTTCTTACTCCCGGAAGTTTCGGCACGATGGGATTCGGCATGCCAAGCGCAGTCGGTGCTTATTATGCCAATCCGAACTCGACAGTTATTGTCGTTGACGGCGATGGCAGTTTCAGGATGAATATGGGTGAGATGCACACGATTGGGGCTCTCGGCCTGCCGGTCAAAATCCTTCTTCTAAATAACAAAAGCGACGGTATGGTAAGAAACTTGGAAGATGCCGCGTACGGTAAAAGGCACTCGGCGACAGAAAGAAAGACCGATATTAACTTCGCCCAGCTTGCCAGGCATTGCAACTATAAGTTTGCCCAACGGTTAAACTCCAGAGCGGGCCTGCCCGCGGCGCTTGAATCTTTTATGAAAACAACAGGGCCGTGCTTGCTTGAAGTCATGACGGATATTAATGAGGTTTTATACCCGGTTGTGCGGGCGGGATGTTCTTATAAGGACATGGATTTGGGCCCTTATATCAAACAAGTTCCGCCCGCGCTATAG
- a CDS encoding class I SAM-dependent methyltransferase: MKQWYEALFENYARKYDSEPFVQGTAGECDFIEEEIARDKSLKIIDIGCGTGRHTIELTKRGYHVTGIDLSESQLAGARKKAKVAGLTINFKKHDARALPFEGEFDLAIMLCEGGFSLMETDEMNFAILKSAARALKGRGKFIFTTLNGLFPLFHSVKEFYELAQKEGQSQCKDCSFDLMTFRDHNTAVFEDDSGNKRELKCNERYYVPSEITWLLKTLGFKKIDIFGSRLGAYSRNDKLTTDDFEMLVVAVK; the protein is encoded by the coding sequence ATGAAACAATGGTATGAAGCATTATTTGAAAATTACGCCCGCAAATATGATAGCGAGCCTTTTGTCCAGGGAACTGCGGGTGAATGTGATTTTATTGAAGAAGAGATAGCCCGCGATAAATCCTTAAAGATCATTGATATCGGATGCGGGACCGGCCGCCATACTATTGAGCTTACCAAAAGAGGGTATCATGTGACCGGCATTGACCTTTCCGAGTCACAGCTTGCGGGAGCGCGCAAGAAAGCCAAAGTGGCAGGTTTGACAATCAATTTTAAGAAGCATGACGCGCGCGCCCTTCCGTTTGAGGGCGAATTTGATCTGGCTATCATGCTCTGCGAAGGCGGGTTTTCTCTCATGGAAACGGATGAAATGAATTTCGCTATTCTTAAGAGCGCGGCTAGAGCTTTGAAAGGCCGGGGGAAGTTTATCTTCACAACATTAAACGGATTATTCCCGCTTTTTCATTCGGTCAAGGAATTCTATGAGTTGGCGCAGAAAGAAGGCCAGTCCCAGTGCAAGGACTGCTCCTTTGACCTTATGACTTTTCGTGATCATAACACCGCTGTTTTTGAGGATGATTCCGGCAACAAAAGGGAACTTAAGTGCAATGAGCGTTATTATGTCCCCAGCGAGATTACGTGGCTTTTAAAGACGCTTGGGTTCAAGAAAATTGATATCTTTGGTTCCAGGCTCGGGGCATACTCAAGAAACGATAAGCTGACTACGGATGATTTTGAAATGCTTGTGGTTGCCGTAAAATAG
- a CDS encoding TSUP family transporter: MLSLILYVITGFFAGISSGLIGIGGGILVVPCLVYIFGFSQHSAQGTTLMMLVPPIGILAAMAYYKQGHVNMPAAALLCLGFIAGGYLGARLAIGIPEALLRKVFGLCLLTVAGYMIIK, encoded by the coding sequence ATGTTAAGCTTGATACTTTATGTGATAACAGGTTTTTTCGCCGGTATCTCAAGCGGGTTGATAGGCATCGGCGGAGGCATACTGGTCGTGCCCTGCCTTGTCTACATATTTGGTTTTTCACAGCATAGCGCGCAGGGAACTACCCTTATGATGCTCGTTCCGCCCATAGGCATACTTGCGGCAATGGCTTACTATAAACAAGGCCATGTCAATATGCCCGCCGCGGCGCTATTGTGCCTGGGATTTATCGCCGGAGGTTATTTAGGCGCCAGGCTGGCGATCGGTATTCCCGAGGCATTACTTCGCAAGGTTTTCGGCTTGTGCCTTTTGACGGTAGCAGGTTATATGATCATCAAATAA
- a CDS encoding methyltransferase domain-containing protein, whose amino-acid sequence MYGADNIKGMKLYRCPERIYDELRLAGIGLEQPLEVSDLCRFDQYHYFGVKAVDDAIELLGIGSGMKILDIGSGIGGPARYMAHKTACMVTCVEMQPDLHSIAASLTRRCGLSEQIRHVCADILDYDMPGHDFDVTAGWLSFLHIPDRQRLFQKCFTALSPGGRLYAEDFYRKSQFTREEEKILSEDIYCSYLPAADEYKRQLSEAGFHAVRVIDMTGPWRDFVRQRMEHFIASRTDNLKVYDEDTVKGLEDFYKKMSILFEGNNLAGARIIAEK is encoded by the coding sequence ATGTATGGGGCAGATAATATCAAAGGCATGAAATTATACCGCTGTCCCGAAAGGATATACGATGAACTGCGCCTTGCGGGCATAGGACTGGAACAGCCCTTAGAGGTGTCTGACCTCTGCCGCTTTGACCAATATCATTATTTTGGAGTTAAGGCTGTTGATGATGCTATAGAACTTCTTGGCATAGGCTCTGGCATGAAGATACTTGACATAGGTTCAGGCATAGGCGGGCCGGCCAGGTATATGGCGCATAAAACAGCCTGTATGGTAACCTGTGTTGAGATGCAGCCTGACCTTCACAGTATCGCCGCCTCTCTTACGCGCAGATGCGGTCTTTCAGAGCAGATAAGGCATGTATGCGCGGATATACTTGATTATGATATGCCAGGCCATGATTTTGATGTGACGGCAGGATGGCTGTCTTTTCTTCATATACCAGACCGCCAGAGATTGTTTCAGAAATGTTTTACGGCGCTGTCTCCGGGCGGCAGGCTTTACGCGGAGGATTTTTATAGAAAAAGCCAGTTTACCCGCGAAGAGGAAAAGATATTATCAGAGGATATCTATTGTAGTTATCTGCCTGCCGCGGATGAATACAAGAGGCAATTGTCGGAGGCTGGATTTCACGCTGTGCGGGTAATTGATATGACAGGGCCGTGGCGTGATTTTGTAAGGCAAAGAATGGAGCACTTTATCGCATCACGGACGGACAATCTTAAGGTTTATGATGAGGACACGGTAAAAGGCCTTGAAGATTTTTATAAGAAAATGTCAATTCTTTTTGAGGGTAATAACCTCGCGGGAGCAAGGATCATTGCCGAAAAGTAA
- a CDS encoding mechanosensitive ion channel family protein: protein MDFEFLYRVFLGNRIIDYLVSLSALVLGLLVVKVFVFILARRFSKSAVKSAAAFDGLLARIFESIIVPALFISCFYISVKMLKMPAGLESAANIIELGLITLFAARLAVMLLEYVLKLYLSKKGDDITLMRSLDGMFHVVKYLVWAIALIIFLDNTGFKVSTIIAGLGVGGVAVAISAQTLLKDFFSYFSIVFDKPFKIGDFIIIGDFMGTVEYIGIKTTRVRSLGGEQLIFSNTDLTDSRVRNYKLMEKRRVLFRIGVTYQTPLDKLKQVPAMIERIIKKVPDTAFDRAHFFSYGDFSLIFETVYYVLGPDYNKYMDIQQEINFAIKSEFEKNGIKFAFPTQTLYVQKN from the coding sequence ATGGATTTTGAGTTTCTTTACAGGGTTTTTTTAGGAAATCGTATTATTGATTATCTCGTCAGTTTGTCCGCGCTGGTGCTTGGCCTGCTGGTTGTAAAGGTTTTTGTTTTTATCCTGGCCAGGCGTTTTTCAAAGTCAGCGGTAAAGTCCGCGGCGGCCTTTGACGGCCTGCTGGCAAGGATATTTGAAAGCATCATTGTCCCGGCCTTATTCATTAGCTGTTTTTATATAAGCGTCAAGATGCTTAAAATGCCTGCCGGGCTGGAATCCGCGGCCAACATTATTGAGCTTGGGCTTATTACATTATTTGCCGCCAGGCTTGCCGTAATGCTTCTTGAATATGTCTTAAAGCTCTATTTGTCAAAGAAAGGCGACGATATTACCCTGATGCGCAGCCTTGACGGGATGTTCCATGTTGTCAAATACCTTGTCTGGGCAATAGCGCTGATAATATTTTTGGATAATACCGGGTTTAAGGTTTCCACGATAATCGCCGGCCTGGGCGTTGGAGGCGTTGCCGTGGCCATATCCGCGCAGACCTTGCTCAAGGATTTTTTCAGCTATTTTTCCATAGTCTTTGACAAGCCGTTTAAAATAGGAGACTTCATTATTATCGGTGATTTTATGGGCACGGTGGAATATATAGGCATAAAAACGACGCGCGTGCGCAGTTTGGGCGGAGAACAGCTGATATTCTCAAACACTGACCTTACCGATTCAAGGGTGCGTAATTATAAATTGATGGAAAAAAGGCGCGTTCTTTTCCGTATAGGAGTGACGTATCAGACGCCTCTTGATAAACTGAAACAGGTGCCGGCGATGATAGAGCGCATAATTAAAAAGGTGCCTGATACGGCCTTTGACCGCGCGCATTTTTTTAGTTACGGGGATTTCAGCCTGATATTTGAAACAGTCTATTATGTCCTGGGCCCGGATTACAATAAATACATGGATATACAGCAGGAGATAAATTTTGCCATAAAATCCGAATTTGAAAAAAATGGTATAAAGTTTGCTTTTCCGACGCAGACACTTTACGTTCAAAAGAACTGA
- a CDS encoding carbohydrate porin, with product MKMVLSVWFSIVVFAVCLCDTAFAQTMQEEIAQLKEMISRLEGRLARQENKAVEVEKIAHGAERQISEFINYTPGEGVEIKPAGLAIGAGGTFILQSSAKVNGDEYIDKNRNASDASYSMDLEFGKTFDDYGMAFLHLETGSGPGIDERLKVFSPVNRDADDSDSGVSVTEIWYEHYFKFMPLTVTFGKIDPTAYIDTNAYANDECRQFLGSVFRNSPVIEFPDDNTAGIRAAVEINSFMDIEFISADADADWKDVFNNMFVAGQFNIKPDIFKKKGNYRVYAWLNDKNHIKWSDSLKDKERGYGLGVSVDQEIADAVGVFARYGWQDPEVYAQDAEYSLEQSWSAGVNLSGKAWGREDDVFAIAFGQAKPSGDYKKADEFKAKTENHLEFYYNYKVNENLSISPDAQVIWDPYGADALNTDKSIFIAGIRAQVDF from the coding sequence ATGAAGATGGTGTTGTCCGTTTGGTTTTCTATTGTTGTTTTTGCCGTGTGCTTATGCGATACGGCTTTTGCCCAGACAATGCAGGAAGAGATAGCGCAATTAAAAGAAATGATATCCCGGCTTGAGGGCCGTTTGGCGCGGCAGGAAAATAAGGCCGTGGAGGTAGAGAAAATTGCTCATGGCGCCGAGAGGCAGATAAGCGAATTTATTAATTATACGCCCGGTGAAGGGGTTGAAATAAAGCCGGCAGGGCTTGCGATTGGGGCGGGGGGCACTTTTATCCTGCAGTCAAGCGCCAAAGTAAACGGGGATGAATATATAGATAAAAACCGCAATGCCTCTGACGCTTCATATTCCATGGATTTAGAATTTGGAAAAACGTTTGACGATTATGGCATGGCGTTTCTACACCTTGAGACAGGTTCCGGGCCGGGTATTGACGAAAGGCTAAAGGTGTTTTCTCCGGTCAACAGGGATGCCGATGATTCGGACAGCGGTGTATCGGTAACAGAGATATGGTATGAACACTATTTTAAATTCATGCCCTTGACCGTTACTTTTGGAAAGATAGATCCCACCGCCTATATTGATACCAATGCCTATGCCAATGACGAGTGCCGGCAGTTTTTGGGCAGCGTATTTAGGAATTCTCCTGTAATAGAATTTCCTGATGACAACACGGCCGGGATAAGGGCGGCGGTTGAGATAAACAGTTTCATGGATATTGAATTTATTTCCGCGGATGCCGATGCTGATTGGAAAGATGTATTCAACAATATGTTTGTCGCGGGACAGTTTAACATAAAACCTGATATTTTCAAAAAAAAGGGCAATTACAGGGTCTATGCCTGGCTCAATGATAAAAACCATATTAAGTGGTCTGACAGCCTTAAGGATAAAGAAAGAGGTTACGGGCTCGGCGTAAGTGTTGATCAGGAGATCGCGGACGCGGTGGGCGTATTCGCGCGTTATGGATGGCAGGACCCCGAGGTATACGCGCAAGACGCCGAATATTCGCTTGAGCAGTCGTGGAGCGCGGGCGTGAACTTATCGGGTAAGGCATGGGGCAGGGAAGATGACGTATTTGCCATAGCTTTTGGTCAGGCCAAGCCTTCAGGTGATTATAAAAAGGCGGATGAGTTCAAGGCAAAGACTGAAAATCACCTTGAGTTTTACTATAATTACAAGGTCAACGAGAATCTTAGCATAAGCCCTGACGCGCAGGTTATCTGGGATCCCTATGGCGCGGACGCGCTTAATACGGACAAATCTATATTTATAGCAGGCATCAGGGCCCAGGTTGATTTTTAA
- a CDS encoding YezD family protein encodes MGPDRKMLEQIADCLRQISYGEVVITVHDSRITQIEKRQKMRFDTQKQPHKQG; translated from the coding sequence ATGGGCCCGGACAGAAAAATGCTGGAGCAGATAGCGGATTGCTTGAGACAGATAAGCTATGGAGAGGTGGTGATAACCGTTCATGATTCAAGAATAACGCAGATAGAAAAAAGACAGAAGATGCGTTTTGACACGCAGAAGCAACCGCACAAGCAGGGCTGA
- the feoB gene encoding ferrous iron transport protein B codes for MKDIITIALAGNPNSGKSTVFNCLTGARQHVGNYPGVTVEKKEGRLSFQGYEIRVVDLPGIYSLSANSEDEIAAKDFLMGQGPDMIVDIIDSSNLERNLYLVTQLMELDIPLILVMNMSDLARQKGQSADYEALSSLLGVPIVTTVANKNTGTKALLEAIVDTYKGGPVLKPKGVDLGLDISVPIAELEELFGKDETLRARYPSRWLAVKMLEYDPLAVEAIKDMPQAARAKAIAEKGLRALKLSGTDSAETVIADRRYDFISKACSSLLNPSKGRKTDLSDRIDKIVLNRILGLPIFALVMYLIFKFTFTFSGPAVGWFEKFFEWLSSVASSVVPEGLIRSFVVDGIIAGVGGVLGFFPLVLFMFFAIAFFEDSGYMARAAFVMDKIMNKFGLHGKSFLPMMISTNGCAVPGIMAARTLDSKKDRLITMMVTPFMICGAKLPIFALFIGAFFAKEHGANIMFLMYSLSVIIAFGSAWILKKTVLKDQTAHFVMELPPYRIPTLRGLFLKMWERGWMYIKKAGSIILLISILIWAGFTFPRIEAKEGMDEEAAAAMQMEQSVAGRIGKFVQPVVQPLGMDWRGGVALIAGVAAKEVVVSTLGTIYSLGEVDPEDAEPLKESLQKDPSWSPLKALAFLMFSLIYLPCFVAMAVFYRESGSSWKWTSFLVFWTTVMAWVFAFIVYQLGRLLGF; via the coding sequence ATGAAAGATATAATTACAATAGCCCTTGCCGGCAATCCCAATTCCGGCAAGTCAACAGTCTTTAATTGCCTGACAGGGGCGCGCCAGCATGTTGGCAATTATCCTGGAGTCACTGTTGAAAAGAAAGAGGGTAGGCTTTCTTTTCAAGGTTATGAGATACGCGTTGTTGACCTTCCGGGAATATACAGCTTGTCCGCCAATTCCGAAGATGAGATAGCGGCAAAAGATTTTCTCATGGGGCAGGGCCCTGATATGATAGTTGATATCATTGATTCGTCTAATCTGGAGAGAAACCTGTATCTGGTGACACAATTGATGGAGCTGGATATACCGCTTATACTGGTAATGAATATGAGTGATCTGGCGCGTCAAAAAGGCCAGTCCGCAGATTATGAGGCCTTATCGTCTTTGTTGGGCGTGCCGATAGTTACTACGGTCGCAAACAAGAACACCGGCACAAAAGCCCTGCTTGAAGCCATTGTGGATACTTATAAAGGCGGGCCTGTTCTCAAGCCCAAGGGTGTTGACCTTGGGCTTGATATTTCAGTGCCTATAGCAGAACTGGAAGAGTTGTTTGGAAAAGATGAAACACTGCGCGCAAGATATCCGTCCCGTTGGCTGGCAGTTAAAATGTTGGAATACGATCCTCTGGCGGTAGAAGCGATAAAGGATATGCCGCAAGCCGCCAGGGCAAAGGCCATAGCTGAAAAAGGCCTTCGCGCGCTTAAATTGTCCGGCACGGACTCGGCGGAGACAGTTATAGCGGACAGGCGTTACGATTTTATTTCTAAGGCGTGTTCTTCCCTGCTCAATCCGAGTAAAGGCCGAAAAACCGATCTGTCGGATAGAATAGACAAGATAGTATTAAACAGGATCCTCGGCCTGCCGATATTTGCCCTTGTCATGTATTTGATATTTAAATTTACGTTTACCTTTTCAGGGCCGGCGGTTGGGTGGTTTGAGAAATTCTTTGAATGGTTATCGTCGGTTGCCTCATCGGTGGTTCCGGAAGGGCTGATCCGGTCTTTCGTTGTTGACGGAATCATTGCGGGGGTGGGCGGGGTTTTAGGTTTTTTTCCGCTCGTATTGTTCATGTTTTTCGCGATCGCATTTTTTGAAGACTCCGGTTACATGGCGCGGGCGGCATTTGTCATGGATAAGATTATGAATAAATTCGGACTCCATGGGAAGTCTTTTCTGCCGATGATGATCTCCACCAACGGCTGTGCCGTTCCCGGGATTATGGCGGCAAGGACCCTGGATAGCAAAAAAGACCGGCTTATTACCATGATGGTTACACCGTTTATGATTTGCGGAGCCAAACTGCCCATATTCGCTTTATTCATAGGGGCGTTTTTTGCCAAAGAACACGGAGCGAACATTATGTTTTTGATGTATTCCTTAAGCGTAATCATAGCTTTTGGTTCGGCGTGGATCTTGAAAAAGACCGTTCTTAAAGATCAGACTGCGCACTTTGTGATGGAATTACCGCCTTACAGAATACCTACGTTAAGAGGGTTGTTTCTAAAAATGTGGGAACGCGGCTGGATGTATATTAAAAAAGCTGGCAGTATTATCCTTCTTATTTCCATATTGATTTGGGCGGGATTTACTTTTCCGCGGATTGAAGCGAAAGAAGGAATGGATGAGGAAGCGGCGGCGGCCATGCAAATGGAGCAGAGCGTCGCCGGCAGAATCGGAAAATTTGTGCAACCGGTTGTTCAGCCGCTTGGCATGGATTGGAGGGGCGGCGTCGCGCTTATAGCGGGTGTCGCGGCCAAAGAAGTTGTTGTGAGTACGCTCGGCACTATTTATAGCCTGGGCGAGGTGGATCCGGAAGATGCCGAGCCGTTAAAGGAATCCTTGCAGAAAGATCCGTCTTGGAGCCCTTTAAAAGCGTTGGCTTTTTTGATGTTTTCGCTTATTTATCTGCCGTGCTTTGTCGCCATGGCTGTATTTTACCGAGAATCCGGTTCAAGCTGGAAGTGGACAAGCTTTCTGGTTTTCTGGACAACGGTTATGGCTTGGGTTTTTGCGTTTATTGTGTATCAGCTCGGCCGTTTGCTTGGTTTTTAG
- a CDS encoding FeoA family protein, producing the protein MIRLTGARADVDLVFACFEGGQCAAGRLTDMGLVPGEKLRLLHEPGRGPVAVVIKGAKVALGHSLADKIFVEEE; encoded by the coding sequence ATGATCAGGCTTACCGGCGCCAGAGCGGATGTTGATTTGGTATTTGCCTGTTTTGAAGGCGGGCAATGCGCCGCGGGGCGTCTTACGGACATGGGTTTGGTGCCCGGTGAAAAATTAAGGCTGCTGCATGAACCGGGCCGCGGGCCTGTGGCAGTAGTCATAAAGGGGGCCAAAGTCGCCCTCGGGCATAGTTTGGCGGATAAAATATTTGTTGAGGAGGAATGA
- a CDS encoding FeoA family protein, producing the protein MEKLLNQLKPEAEGRVVEIFSQGPLRQKLLGMGIVKGTSVEVTDIAPLGDPIGIRVKGYRLSLRKEEASQILVKVNEQ; encoded by the coding sequence ATGGAAAAACTTTTGAACCAATTAAAACCGGAAGCGGAAGGCAGGGTCGTAGAGATATTCAGCCAAGGCCCTTTACGCCAGAAGCTTTTAGGCATGGGCATAGTAAAAGGAACAAGCGTAGAAGTTACAGATATCGCTCCTTTGGGTGACCCTATAGGCATAAGGGTAAAGGGATATCGTCTAAGTTTAAGAAAAGAGGAGGCTTCTCAAATTCTTGTAAAGGTAAACGAACAATGA
- a CDS encoding metal-dependent transcriptional regulator: protein MKEIKRPLSSAMEDYLEAIASLQRQRSVCRVRDISGLLNVKSPSVNAALKTLSRRGLLIHEKYGYVNLTSKGEEIAASIQGKHDILLKFLTEILGIKPDEAMQEACSMEHSISPKTFERLTKFIAFAGSSLNGKSPQWLKGFRYYIKTGRKPLCPMRAGSKG, encoded by the coding sequence ATGAAAGAGATAAAACGGCCCTTAAGTTCCGCCATGGAAGATTATCTTGAGGCGATAGCGTCACTGCAGAGGCAGAGGTCTGTGTGCAGGGTGAGGGACATAAGCGGTCTTTTGAACGTCAAAAGCCCCAGTGTTAACGCGGCGCTGAAGACTCTTTCGCGGCGCGGGCTTTTAATCCACGAAAAATACGGCTATGTAAACCTTACCTCAAAAGGAGAGGAAATAGCCGCCTCTATCCAGGGTAAACATGATATACTTCTTAAATTTCTTACAGAAATACTCGGTATTAAACCGGATGAGGCTATGCAGGAGGCGTGCAGTATGGAGCACTCTATAAGCCCCAAGACCTTTGAGAGGCTTACGAAATTTATTGCTTTTGCCGGTTCCAGCCTGAATGGCAAAAGTCCCCAGTGGCTTAAGGGCTTTAGATATTATATAAAAACAGGCAGAAAGCCGTTGTGTCCTATGAGAGCCGGGTCAAAGGGGTGA